In Bacteroidales bacterium, one DNA window encodes the following:
- a CDS encoding DUF2179 domain-containing protein has product MDLSIFQADSWVFVWIILPLLIFFSRIADQSIGTLRLIFVSKGYKYYAPILGFFEVIIWLLAVSQILKQMDNFLYYIAYGAGFAAGNFIGIILEERISLGTVIVRIMPKLDATDLIAYLKDNNYGLTLMDAEGSRGPVKIIFLIIPRKQVKELVSIINRFNPNAFYSIEDVKSVKHGIIRQDNPVFWKPKVPQLWRKSK; this is encoded by the coding sequence ATGGATTTAAGTATCTTTCAGGCTGACTCATGGGTATTTGTATGGATCATTTTGCCGCTGCTTATCTTTTTTTCGCGTATTGCCGACCAAAGCATCGGTACCCTGCGACTGATCTTTGTGTCGAAGGGTTATAAATATTACGCACCAATCCTCGGTTTCTTCGAAGTGATCATTTGGCTGCTTGCAGTGAGTCAAATCCTGAAGCAGATGGATAACTTCCTCTATTACATTGCCTACGGCGCCGGTTTTGCAGCTGGTAACTTTATCGGAATTATACTCGAAGAACGCATTTCATTAGGAACGGTCATAGTGAGAATTATGCCAAAATTGGATGCCACTGATCTGATCGCTTACCTGAAAGATAACAATTACGGCCTTACGCTGATGGACGCCGAAGGTAGCCGCGGTCCGGTCAAGATCATCTTTCTTATCATCCCTCGCAAACAGGTGAAAGAGCTGGTTTCGATCATCAACCGGTTTAACCCCAATGCCTTTTACTCCATTGAAGATGTCAAATCAGTAAAACATGGGATAATCAGGCAGGATAACCCTGTGTTCTGGAAGCCAAAAGTACCGCAGTTGTGGAGGAAAAGTAAATAA